A DNA window from Hemibagrus wyckioides isolate EC202008001 linkage group LG11, SWU_Hwy_1.0, whole genome shotgun sequence contains the following coding sequences:
- the LOC131361403 gene encoding uncharacterized protein LOC131361403 — MASKKDPAWHRKRRKSESPPPAMAGSDSSFPELNLVLCGSDEALKTSISDLILGLRKVKTGEVCGHRLRLEVMPALYNTQLSDKEVMNKILHCFSLDNPVHAFLFLVPVGPLTDDDKGEIEMIQRTFGSSAEGKNSDSTLRLLLIGRTGNGKSATGNTILGREEFESDICMNSMTKMCQKGIGEVQGRSVAVVDTPGLFDTTLSNEEVTEEIGKCVSMLAPGPHAFIIVLSVDRFTEEEKVTVNLIKKMFGPEAAKYSIVLFTRGEKLKNKTLEDYLKTNDHAYVNKLIRDCGGRVHLFNNCTEDTAQVNKLLQMIEEMIHFNRDNYFTNEMFEMVEMSIQQKQKQMLKEIEEQMQAEKEALKVRYEEELEQMRKQLEEERHERENAFKEREEALRREYEKKEAEQKEKWKKEKQIREEEEKRQTAENKRKLDEMTEELGNQKAKYEEEQKRRKEQEEERENLNRKMKEAKSQDDTERILREQETRWTEQMRERDEEFKRIKERHAEELRAQEINQEQMRKKFEKEREQERNEQQETERRKREQIEKEYKESKEKILQVYEEREKRMGGELNPVPSSMVSGTH; from the exons ATCCAGCATGGCacaggaagaggagaaagagtgagagccCACCTCCTGCAA TGGCAGGAAGTGATTCCTCATTCCCAGAGCTGAACTTGGTGTTGTGTGGAAGTGACGAAGCACTGAAGACCTCCATATCAGATCTCATATTGGGCCTGAGAAAGGTGAAGACTGGAGAAGTCTGTGGACACCGTCTCAGGCTGGAGGTGATGCCAGCTCTCTACAACACTCAGCTCTCAGACAAGGAAGTGATGAACAAGATTCTCCACTGTTTCTCTCTTGATAATCCTGTCCACGCTTTTCTTTTCCTCGTTCCTGTTGGTCCTCTCACAGATGATGACAAAGGAGAAATCGAGATGATTCAGAGAACATTTGGTTCAA GTGCTGAGGGTAAAAACTCTGACTCAACTTTGAGATTATTACTGATTGGAAGAACAGGAAATGGGAAAAGTGCAACAGGAAACACCATTCTTGGAAGAGAAGAATTTGAGAGTGACATCTGCATGAATTCTATGACAAAAATGTGTCAGAAGGGCATTGGAGAAGTGCAGGGCAGATCAGTAGCTGTTGTGGACACTCCAGGACTCTTTGACACCACACTCTCAAATGAAGAGGTAACAGAAGAAATTGGGAAGTGTGTCTCAATGCTGGCACCAGGACCCCATGCCTTCATCATTGTGCTGAGTGTGGACAGGTTTACTGAAGAAGAGAAAGTAACAGTGAATCTGATTAAGAAGATGTTTGGTCCTGAGGCTGCAAAGTACAGTATAGTGCTGTTTACTAGAggagaaaaactgaaaaataaaacacttgaagATTATCTCAAAACCAATGATCATGCATATGTGAACAAGTTAATCAGAGACTGTGGTGGAAGAGTTCACTTATTTAATAACTGTACAGAAGATACCGCCCAAGTTAACAAGCTTCTCCAAATGATTGAAGAAATGATACATTTCAACAGAGACAATTATTTTACTAATGAGATGTTTGAGATGGTGGAGATGTCGATACAACAGAAACAAAAGCAGATGCTTAAGGAGATAGAGGAGCAGATGCAAGCTGAAAAAGAGGCTCTGAAGGTCAGATATGAAGAAGAACTGGAACAGATGAGAAAGCAATTGGAAGAGGAAAGACATGAAAGGGAAAATGCGTTTAAGGAGCGAGAAGAAGCATTGAGGAGAGAGTATGAGAAGAAAGAAGCAGAGCAGAAAGagaaatggaagaaagaaaaacaaataagagaagaagaggaaaaacgACAAACTGCAGAGAATAAACGCAAGTTGGATGAGATGACGGAAGAACTAGGCAATCAAAAAGCAAAAT ATGAGGAAGagcaaaagagaagaaaagaacaggaagaagagagagaaaatttaaacagaaaaatgaaGGAGGCAAAAAGTCAGGATGATACTGAAAGGATACTGAGAGAACAGGAGACGCGATGGACAGAGCAGATGAGAGAAAGGGATGAAGAATTCAAGCGAATAAAAGAGAGACATGCTGAAGAACTAAGAGCACAAGAGATAAATCAGGAGCAAATGAGGAAAAAAtttgaaaaggaaagagaacaagagagaaatGAGCAGCAAGAAACAGAACGGAGGAAAAGGGAGCAAATAGAGAAAGAGTATAAAGAAAGCAAAGAGAAAATATTGCAGGTGTATGAGGAACGGGAAAAA